The Primulina huaijiensis isolate GDHJ02 chromosome 9, ASM1229523v2, whole genome shotgun sequence genomic interval agcacttgccattttgatgctcaaatattttattagttattgaatactttaacttgttattttggcaagtaataatttcttccgctgctgttttgaacgttaaatattttatcagtttttggtatgaatgaggcactccatttattttaaaagaaaaattttaaattttccgcaaattttcaagtaaggatttttaggcctctacaaaccatcttcttctttttcgaaaattttgatgaagaaaatttttagggAGAAAGAGTAattttggagtgattgaatatgtttgtaaAATCAAATTTGTAGGGTAAAAACTAGCAGTTTATGACTgttacaaaatcttaaaaaaataaatgtatgtatatttaaatttaatgataataatatgatgtatataatgttaatcatgtttaaataattatgtatatcacatcacaatattataatgatgaGTCAAGGACTCCTTTATATTATACTGtgacattatacaaatatatataattattatataggacaataaaaatatataaacagtgaaataaatattcttacttttaaattttttgttacctttttcttgtgTTTGGAGCTTGAAAAATTATGGAGAACCAAACATTCGAGTATCGTGCTAATAacgtgttaaaagtaaaaatttatagtaaaaagtaaaaatctcacactcacaaaatatattaaactatacactttataaaattttgtttactcaattgtgtttttcttcacaaattgagagacttatttataaaatttctttgaaaataatccaaaaataaatacatcattacatatatcatcacacactaattttcaatatttacaactcttattttcaatactcaatctcttattttcaacattttcaagttttttttgtttaactAATATTTAGATCGCGATAGCATTCACCACCAATGTACAAGAAGCCATTTGAGGGATTAAACTGTAATACTTTTCTATATTATTAGTAAATTCGAGCTCGATAATATCTCAACTGTCATTTTACATTAGAAAAATGAACAGCCTCAAGTTAAAAAAAAGGATTAAAAGCTTGTGATTTATGGCTAGAGTTCTTAAAGACTTAAACTCCATCACCACCATAACTTTCCTTCAGATTCTGCAATGCCTGGCGTATCGATTCTTCACCTTGGTTCGAATATTTCAAGCATATCAACTGTTGAGAAACACGATAAGCCATCTGAATATCATGATACTTCTGGAAATGTATCTCCATTCTCTTCCTTTCCTACAAGCAGATCTAGTAGCAATCAACCTATCAAGTCTTAAAATTTCAATCACATGAACACGGCGTGACTCAAGCTCATGATTTAATATTTGTGTATCCACTTATAAACCTAGCATGTAAGATAGAAGGGCAATCAATCCCTCCTAAATATGTCCTACCTCAATTGAATTTTTCGATGCACTTGCATGTTCCAGTAAAGCATCAAACAAGATGAGAATTACTGTACTGGTCCAGAAAGTACCTTCTGTGTAATTTTTGTTGTGATGCTTTTGGCTAACTCTATCACTGAACCTGGTAATCCAGCTACTCCTGCTAGCATAAGACCATAGTGCCCTACATCCCTCGGCCCGTCTTTCAGTTGAAACTGGTTGGCAGTTGAAGTGAGAAAATGAAGTCTAAAATACAAAACTAATACAGAACCAAAAAAATCATACCTTGAAATCCATGCGGTTGTTTTTTATGTCAACATTTAAGTGAACGATTTTCACGTTGGGATACATAGTGGCCAACTCTGATAAGTTTTCCATGTGAGTAGCAAATATGGTATACCTGAAACCAATAAATACCAATCTGTGTAATTATATTACTATGAAATGCTTTTCTTGCAACCATCATCATATGAAACGGTTTCATTGACAAAATTCTGGGAAGAGTGAGACAATAAATGAATGGATGTTGGAAACAATAGGACCCATTTTTGGTTAATCTTGCTGATACCTGACGCAGATAGCAAAAAATGTACAAATTATAGAATCAGATAGTTTATCAGCATAGATGTTTGAAATACAAGTTCAAATCCTTGTTCATTCCATTTGTCCAGAAAGTTGGCACAACATTATGCAGAACAGAAATTATTTCAAATCATTCAAAATGTAAAAAACACAAAGATCTTTTTCTCAATAATCTCTTCCTGATTAACAGCTAAATCAGTGACACAAGTCCtgccttagtagaaaaatcTTGTCGACACTAACAAATATGAATTAGCAAATGGAGTCATGTGATTCATTTCACTGAAGTGCCATTCGAGGAAAAAAACTAATTTTCAGAAATAAAGTGAGAAAGCTCCAACTGACATTCACTGAATAATGCAAAAAAGGCACCCACTGCAATAGCCTTCAGGATACACAAAACAATAGTATAGAGCATAAATATATCATGTTCTAACTCGTGATGCCTAAACATTAGAGTAGCTTTGGACTAGTAGTGGCCGCAATTATTCTTTAATTGTATGCAATGAATTACCTTGGATCAATTCCAcagaagaaagtaaaaattgGAAAGATGATGCATAGGATAGAAGAGGTCAACACAAGTATCATGAGACCACAAAGAAATATATCTATGAAAAAAATGCCGAAATCAAATAATTGTCGTCATCAGAAAGCATGTATCATGTATGTGATAAGCACATGCGTAGAGTGTCTGGAACGCTGTTTATTATTTAATCTCAACTAAAATTACAAGATTAATCAATTTTAAGCTTTTACTTCCACATGCAAattattttcaacacaaatacaAGGAGTTGGAAAGCAATTTTACGCTTTCGATGCCAGTAAATGTTCACAGCTGCTCCACGCAATTGCAAACCCATCAGACGAAGATGTTGCTCTCCCCAATTCATCCACCACAATTAAACTTCTGCTTCCAGCAGACAGAGCAAGAAAGCCATGAGACGCATCCAAAAAACCAACGAGGACTTTTGTTTATGGACAACAGAAAAAGAATATACCTATGAGAAGCATTTTGCATGATGAAAGCTGTCTCCTTCATCTCCGTCATAAACTTCATACGAAGACCACAAGATTAAAAATATTCATCCTATTATCTCAACACAAAAACAGTCCCAAAATAGTGgaaatcaaattaatttcaCTATGTGAAATTATGATTAACACTTGGATAACTTCATTTTGCACTTCTTTTTACTCCCTGACTTTATAGTCTGTTTCGGGTCTTAATCTATTTTAGGGCTGAAATGAGTTATATTTAAGAACACAAATGGAAGTCCAAGAATCCTACAAtcatttcgaaaattttgaaagaCCAACCTAATGCAAACAAAGATATCCGAATGATGAAACAAAATAGGTTCCCTGTATATTCCagttaaatttcaaatcttatttcatgaaatGCCATAGTCTAGTGGTGGATGCATCTAACGAAGCCCAGCAAGGCCTACACTGGCAAAGTGAAGCCCATCATAGTAACATGATATCCACAAGCACGCATCGTGTTGCTTGGTATAGAAAATGGAGAAGACAATTGCttaaaatatgagaaaaaaaattaccGTACTGGAATTTGATTCGAGATTGTCCATAGTTCCCATCCTAGTAAATATTCGATCAACAACTCTCAGAGTTGCAAAGCGGGCAGGAACATAACAGCCAATTTGGGCGAGGATGACCGCCAGGCAAACTTGTTGAAGATAAGTACTCTTCCCACTCCTACATTAGCAAAAGTCACTTGATAACAGTTACGCGAAAAGTACAGATTTAACTTAAGCTTGAAAAAGTAGAGGTGTTTTATGGCTTTGGTGAAGATCTATGCCAAGTCACATCCACTGCTGAGCAGCATTGAGGTAGGATCATGAAAAGAAACATCCAAACCAGAGCAGGAAAATATTCCGTTTTTATGTTTGAAGGAGCAGAATTAAAAGGCAAATGAAGGAAACCCTGGCCTAAGCAATCAAGATGTAACTGCTATTTCTAACTTGATTATCCGAGCTTCATATCTCCTGCCTAACAAAATGATAAGGGCATTTCTAGGTTTCGTTTTATGAATTCAACTGCCTCGTCAATTAGTTTTATGGACACCATTTTACTGTATTAACGCCTAATGCTACATTACCTGTTACATAACTGTATATTTAGGATCATAGAGGAAATTGAATGCCGTCATTTATATGGCTTTCACTTCACTTGTTTTGCTTTGGTACATTTAAAGCACAAAGAATCTATGACAAAGTAGAGGAACTCAGAAATAAGGTTTCTTACATGTTTGGGCCGGTAACAATCACCATATTTGACGCTTCAGAAAGAAAAACATTGTTGGGCTGTAAAATGAAATTAAGTCATCAGTCAAAATGAATTTACCTTTTTTCTTCCTcatatcaaatcagataatccatGAATATTGCCATATAATATAAAGTACACACATTTATTAGAAGATCCAATGCATAACTTACAATAAAATCATTGTGTATGTTTTCAAGGATTGGATGCCTTCCTGAATCCATGGCCAATGGACCAGCATCTACAAGAAATTCAATGGTTGTGCAGTTATCAAATTAAACTTTCCGATGCACCGAAAGAACGCCAAAGAAATAATGCCATCACTTACACGTAAATTGAGGTTTGGTATATTTGTCAACTGGCTTGGTGGATATCATATGCGCAAATGAATTAACTATCATATCCAAAAGGCATAAAATCTCTGCAAGAAGGGTGAGCACAGAGACATCCTCCCGTATGGCATCCATTAGCTCTTCGTTTTAAAACAAGACAATTACTGTTAAATATTGTTCATCCAACAGAGATAGAAATGaagtaaaataattcattgctGATTCTTCGACTGAAGTAAAAATCAACAAATGTGCCCTAAATAAAGTGGCATATGCATATGTCTCAAGTTAAAAACACATATTTATCAATTTAGGGATGTGGgagaaaaaattgaatttagatTGGACAGAAACTTTTGAGGGCACAATAGGTGGATAGAAGCACACTCATTCCCAAATAAGACAAAAATTAgctttagaaatttttttacgtTTTCACTATTCATTATGCAGCACcactattttcaaattttatcctTGCTCTTCTTGAATCGAAAAATTAGGAAGAAAAGGAAAACAACAATAACAAAAACTAAAGCGTATCACATCTTACttcaaaattatataatcaaCTATAGAACTTATGAATGAAAGGGTTACAAAAGTCATCCAGACACAGCCAATGTATGGTAGTGACAAGGTTTAATTGAGAAAGCGCTCTAATTGCAACAAGTATAAATACTCAAAAGAAATCCCCATTTGAAGTTTACAAAAGAATCCCCCGCAAAAGCACTCACACTGCAAGTAAGCTCATACAAATTTGTGGTTGATACAAGCATGATAAGGTAGAGCATCGACAACACAGTTCCCATCCAAAGAAGATGAGATAATTCGACTGCCCAAGACGTTCAGAGATAACGGATATGGATAAGAATGAGAGAGGATTCCAGCTCACTTCAAAGCAACCAATTATATCATCAAAAGAGAAACCTTATGCTTAGTTAAGTTCTTCCTAATTATGTTCAGATTTTTGTGGACTTGGTTTCATATGCAGCTTATATAAAACTTGCATCTTTCttcattttcttatcattaacaAATAAAGAATACATTAATTAGAAATACTTCCTCAAAAAATTCCCATCTTTTCCGCTTGACATAGTTACAAAggtttcaaggaaaaaaatatgtgtAAGACCAGGAGCCACGTGGTGCCGACAACTTTGGGTCATAGTAGAGATGGGTAAAAGAAATTTCTGTTTCCTTCATATTTTTCAGTCCATCATTTAGTTTTTTAATGAAGCATTATGTTTTAGGAAAAAACTTGATTAAACAATTTCCTTCCTGCACTGTCATAAATCCTTTCACTAGCCCAAAGTGTCACCGCTGCTTTTCCAACTTTATTGTATGTTACTGTACGAGACAAGCATCATAAAGAGTGCATCCATAGTGGAAAAGATGACAGTCGTTCGAAACCAAATGGACAAAGAAGTATAAAACATCACGACactattggaaaaaaaatatatcgtgAATATTATTTTGTAGTCACGCTTACAAAAATCTCAATACAACCGCAGAAGACATGTAAGCCACCACATGTAGTAAAGTAAACAAAGTTTAGACTAACCTTCTAGGCATAATTCTGTTCGAAGATAGCACTCTTTAGCAGCAGACTTGTTCCTCACATTTAACTGTTATTCAAGAAATCAAAGAAGGAAAGTAATCACGAATGAAAATATCGACAGGACATTTcactataatataaattttcagaTTCTCTGTTTGCCCTAAATCCTTATTGATGCAATGTGAGCCAGTATAGCAACAGATCCCAATCAATCTTTACTAAATGACTGATTGGACTCAAAATACATAACATCACCCGTATGGTTAATCTCTATCGTATTGGTTATAGCACAAATAGCATGACAACTTATAAAACATATTCACGagtgaaaataaattattcctacCACAAAAGATACTGTATAGATGAGCATCAAATTGAAAAGAACATGTATTATATTGCAAATATTTGCTCAGAGCTGTTACCATTGGCGAGCAACAGGGCTGTGAACATTAGCAAGTGAATTGTATTGAAAATGCCTTTTCAAGTACGAAAATCCAAGCAAGTGTCGAACACCAGACGAACCAGAGGAGTTAAAGCTTCCATATAGCTGAGTTACAAGAGCCAATGTACTATACTAAAATTGTGAATCTTGAAAGGTATTTCCTCCAATTGTGAAAGGGACCGGTATACCCTTGGATAACTTCACCGATTATAAGACAAAACTCTTTTGAAAGACAATAAGATCCTGAAGAATCTAACATATAAGTTTCTCCAACCCGAGAGTAGGCCTCATTGTAAAGTTGATTTACATAACTAGAAAAAAATTCCTGGattaacaaattatatatatctttACCTATTAATGGAAAAGTGGTTTTAGATAAATAAAATCACTGATgagttattataaaaataacaaaagaaagtGCTCCAGTAAAATAACTACACAGGTATGGACATATTTTGCTTGTTATTTTGGTGTTTCTCACATCGATAAGTTGGAGGATTTGAAGCTTCGTGAAGAGTGGAGACAACAGGTGCATATGAAGGAAACTATTCCATTCCTTATTATCTGGTTTCTCTTGTGCCTTGCAACAGCTCCAAACATCGAAACATCAACGTGCAGCCCCCAAAGTTATTTGAACTATCTTGTCCAATATCTCTAATATGCTAATGCAGGGTCCAGGGATGTACATATTTGAACATTGGAGACACTTTCTTCCACTGCCTAAGCTTTGGGAATTTCGCTTTCTGAGGAAAGAGTTACTCATGTGAAACCACAGTTTGGCACTTCAAACTCAACAAGGACGGTTGTTGTCGGGGAAATCCAGGTGAGCCTGCCCCCACCAGTATTATTCGTGATCACCTAGAGAATCCCATTTGGGCGTTTTAGAATTTCATTGGCGAAGGTCCTAATCTTAGGGTTGAGCTAATGGCTCATGATTTGATTGGAACTTTGCCGAAACAAACTATAGAACCTGTCTCACGCAATCTCTTTTCCACTGTATTTATATTGAATGTTAACgtacaacaatttaaaaatatcagTGTAAATGAAGAACATTTTCATTGACAAAATCATTTGCATGGATCTCCTTCATATGCAAGAGTCTCTCTAATCTAAACTAGTAAAGAAATCCATACAAGTCAGGGAAAAATATTCCAATATATAGCTACTATAAGATTTCCTAATCTTCTACTATATTAAGAGAATGTAATAGttataaaaggaaaaatgtgcATTGGTGCCCAATATGAGGCACACATCCTTAAAAATTAGCACTAGAGTGCAGAGTTATAATCACATCATCACTTcaataaaaatgttatatacTTGACTAGTGTATTTGACCACTAGAAGTTAAAAGGATAACCAACAAAGTGATGATATCACTCACAGAGGCAAGTTCCAGAGAAGAGCAGTGGATGTTATTTCCATGTTTAATGACCTGATACCAAAAACAACAGAGGAAAAAGTCAAGAATTTTTCGGAGgagattttcaaaattaagtCCATTGTTCATTAACCTGGATGAATTTTCGGGGAAGGTCTCCCTGAACGTCCTTCTGGGGAATGCTAAAATAAAATCCCTGTCTATTATTGAATGGAAGTTTCAAATTTGGTAGCTTATAATCCTCCCGATATTTTCTTGCAAGGTTGTGTATTGCTGCAAACATTGATGGTTAAGTGCTAGAAATCAATTACTTGAAGACAAATCAAACCCGACATCTTGCAGAAAACCTTCACTGGTGTCACAGAACGATCTTCTTGCAATATCTAGAAGTCCATCAGTTCCGGCCTTGACAGCAAAACACTGTTGTGTTCGGGCAACAAATGGAACACGTGCATGAAGAGCGTCTTCATCAATCACATCTCCAATCCTAAAGGAGCCATATTTCACCACTGTTTTATAATATACAACTGCCCATGTTTGTAACTATTGTGAACATAGTTGGCCTATTTGGTAGAACATAAATTACTGGGTAATGAACTGatgtaaattattttatgatcaTTAAGACTAAATCAGAACAATACCGTCATCGGCTCCTAATTTCAAGTCAAAAGGCATTTTTGTAAACAAATTCACGTTTTCAAGGTTTTTCTAAGCTGTCAGGTTAAATAATCACAGGAACATCCATCAGGGTCACTTAGAAGCTAGTTTCCTTTTTAGAAGAAatggaaaaataattaattactatGATGCATAGCCTTTCTAGCTGATGAGAGAATTAGCTTCATATGAATCTAAACTTCGAAGAAAATTGTAGAACCACAAGTTCCACCAGCACGGACATAGGATCAAGATCGACTGAATTACCTATGAGCTAAATAACTCAGTAGTAGAAG includes:
- the LOC140985087 gene encoding DNA mismatch repair protein MSH4 isoform X1 produces the protein MEDLAGESSSFIVGLIENRAKEVGVAAFDLRSASLHLSQYIETSRSYQNTKTLLNFYDPMVIIVTPTKLAAEGMVGVSELVDRFCSSITKVISSRSFFDDTRGAALVRNLAAKEPSALGLDTYYKQYYLCLAAAAATIKWTEAEKGIIVTNHSLCVTFNGSFDHMNIDATSVQNLEIIDPMHSSLLGTNNKKRSLFSMLKTTRTFGGTRLLRANLLQPLKDIETINARLECLDELMSNEQLFFGLSQALRKFPKETDRVLCHFCFKSKKVTNEVLTIDNSRRSQILISSIILLKTALDALPLLLKVLKDATCFLLKNIYNSMCENENFDSIRKRIGDVIDEDALHARVPFVARTQQCFAVKAGTDGLLDIARRSFCDTSEAIHNLARKYREDYKLPNLKLPFNNRQGFYFSIPQKDVQGDLPRKFIQVIKHGNNIHCSSLELASLNVRNKSAAKECYLRTELCLEELMDAIREDVSVLTLLAEILCLLDMIVNSFAHMISTKPVDKYTKPQFTYAGPLAMDSGRHPILENIHNDFIPNNVFLSEASNMVIVTGPNMSGKSTYLQQVCLAVILAQIGCYVPARFATLRVVDRIFTRMGTMDNLESNSSTFMTEMKETAFIMQNASHRSLIVVDELGRATSSSDGFAIAWSSCEHLLASKAYTIFATHMENLSELATMYPNVKIVHLNVDIKNNRMDFKFQLKDGPRDVGHYGLMLAGVAGLPGSVIELAKSITTKITQKERKRMEIHFQKYHDIQMAYRVSQQLICLKYSNQGEESIRQALQNLKESYGGDGV
- the LOC140985087 gene encoding DNA mismatch repair protein MSH4 isoform X3, coding for MDNYQQRTEAEKGIIVTNHSLCVTFNGSFDHMNIDATSVQNLEIIDPMHSSLLGTNNKKRSLFSMLKTTRTFGGTRLLRANLLQPLKDIETINARLECLDELMSNEQLFFGLSQALRKFPKETDRVLCHFCFKSKKVTNEVLTIDNSRRSQILISSIILLKTALDALPLLLKVLKDATCFLLKNIYNSMCENENFDSIRKRIGDVIDEDALHARVPFVARTQQCFAVKAGTDGLLDIARRSFCDTSEAIHNLARKYREDYKLPNLKLPFNNRQGFYFSIPQKDVQGDLPRKFIQVIKHGNNIHCSSLELASLNVRNKSAAKECYLRTELCLEELMDAIREDVSVLTLLAEILCLLDMIVNSFAHMISTKPVDKYTKPQFTYAGPLAMDSGRHPILENIHNDFIPNNVFLSEASNMVIVTGPNMSGKSTYLQQVCLAVILAQIGCYVPARFATLRVVDRIFTRMGTMDNLESNSSTFMTEMKETAFIMQNASHRSLIVVDELGRATSSSDGFAIAWSSCEHLLASKAYTIFATHMENLSELATMYPNVKIVHLNVDIKNNRMDFKFQLKDGPRDVGHYGLMLAGVAGLPGSVIELAKSITTKITQKERKRMEIHFQKYHDIQMAYRVSQQLICLKYSNQGEESIRQALQNLKESYGGDGV
- the LOC140985087 gene encoding DNA mismatch repair protein MSH4 isoform X2 — encoded protein: MEDLAGESSSFIVGLIENRAKEVGVAAFDLRSASLHLSQYIETSRSYQNTKTLLNFYDPMVIIVTPTKLAAEGMVGVSELVDRFCSSITKVISSRSFFDDTRGAALVRNLAAKEPSALGLDTYYKQYYLCLAAAAATIKWTEAEKGIIVTNHSLCVTFNGSFDHMNIDATSVQNLEIIDPMHSSLLGTNNKKRSLFSMLKTTRTFGGTRLLRANLLQPLKDIETINARLECLDELMSNEQLFFGLSQALRKFPKETDRVLCHFCFKSKKVTNEVLTIDNSRRSQILISSIILLKTALDALPLLLKVLKDATCFLLKNIYNSMCENENFDSIRKRIGDVIDEDALHARVPFVARTQQCFAVKAGTDGLLDIARRSFCDTSEAIHNLARKYREDYKLPNLKLPFNNRQGFYFSIPQKDVQGDLPRKFIQVIKHGNNIHCSSLELASLNVRNKSAAKECYLRTELCLEELMDAIREDVSVLTLLAEILCLLDMIVNSFAHMISTKPVDKYTKPQFTYAGPLAMDSGRHPILENIHNDFIPNNVFLSEASNMVIVTGPNMSGKSTYLQQVCLAVILAQIGCYVPARFATLRVVDRIFTRMGTMDNLESNSSTFMTEMKETAFIMQNASHRSLIVVDELGRATSSSDGFAIAWSSCEHLLASKAYTIFATHMENLSELATMYPNVKIVHLNVDIKNNRMDFKFQLKDGPRDVGHYGLMLAGVAGLPGSVIELAKSITTKITQKICL